The following coding sequences lie in one Streptomyces sp. NBC_00510 genomic window:
- a CDS encoding NAD(P)/FAD-dependent oxidoreductase, whose protein sequence is MARIAVIGAGMGAMAAAARLATGGHRVAVYERAGTHGGGVRRLERAGFGFDTGPGLLHLPAVYRDLFVKTGRESLEDTVALRQVDPASRHLFSDGTSVSLPNASRGGVVAALDAALGTGAGERWSELLVRAREVWDATRRPLLEDALAGDPAALGRDPYPAPPVRRGLFRRGAPTLADVGRRELDDPRLAALLGSYALAYGFDPRTAPGSATVLPYLEQTFGSWYVRGGMRALADAVHARCVARRVEFHFGTGVAGIVEKDGRAAGLELADGTRVEADTVVAGVAPWLLPPLLAHGAGGVRGADRVWDGIGPGPRCEGPGRLTVCLALRGARPSDAVHRTVVHTADLEAEAAALARGELYDRPTVTVLRPDDDTLRPDDASESVTLSVTVPPHGSSGVDWRAPGPAERVADAAQEAAAAVLPDLTDRLLWRAVHTPADTEEETGTPGGRLPRPALAGADGAHLHPGNRLLVPGLYLVGGWSHPGGGLAHTGMSGAIAADLIAGGPGGSR, encoded by the coding sequence ATGGCACGGATTGCGGTGATCGGCGCGGGCATGGGCGCCATGGCTGCCGCCGCCCGGCTCGCCACCGGCGGGCACCGGGTGGCGGTGTACGAGCGGGCCGGCACCCACGGGGGCGGGGTGCGGCGACTGGAGCGCGCGGGTTTCGGGTTCGACACCGGCCCGGGCCTGCTGCACCTGCCCGCCGTCTACCGCGACCTGTTCGTCAAGACCGGCAGGGAGAGCCTGGAGGACACCGTCGCGCTGCGCCAGGTCGACCCGGCGAGCCGCCACCTCTTCTCCGACGGCACGTCCGTGTCGCTGCCCAACGCGTCCCGCGGCGGGGTCGTCGCGGCCCTGGACGCGGCGCTCGGCACCGGCGCGGGCGAGCGCTGGAGCGAGCTGCTGGTGCGGGCCCGGGAGGTGTGGGACGCCACGCGCCGCCCCCTGCTGGAGGACGCGCTCGCCGGCGACCCGGCCGCGCTCGGCCGCGATCCGTATCCGGCGCCTCCCGTGCGACGGGGGCTGTTCCGGCGCGGCGCGCCCACCCTGGCCGACGTCGGCCGGCGCGAACTGGACGATCCGCGGCTCGCCGCGCTGCTCGGCTCCTACGCCCTGGCGTACGGCTTCGACCCGCGCACCGCGCCCGGCAGCGCCACCGTGCTGCCGTACCTGGAGCAGACCTTCGGCAGTTGGTACGTACGCGGCGGCATGCGGGCGCTGGCCGACGCCGTGCACGCCCGGTGCGTGGCGCGGAGGGTGGAGTTCCACTTCGGGACCGGGGTCGCGGGGATCGTGGAGAAGGACGGCCGCGCGGCCGGTCTCGAACTCGCCGACGGCACAAGGGTGGAGGCCGACACGGTCGTCGCCGGTGTCGCCCCGTGGCTGCTGCCCCCGCTGCTGGCGCACGGCGCCGGGGGCGTCCGGGGCGCCGACCGCGTGTGGGACGGCATCGGTCCCGGCCCCCGCTGCGAGGGCCCCGGGCGCCTCACGGTCTGTCTGGCGCTGCGCGGCGCCCGGCCCTCGGACGCCGTGCACCGTACGGTCGTCCACACCGCGGACCTGGAGGCCGAGGCGGCCGCACTGGCGCGGGGCGAGCTGTACGACCGCCCGACGGTCACGGTGCTGCGCCCCGACGACGACACCTTGCGGCCCGACGACGCCTCGGAGTCGGTCACGTTGAGCGTCACGGTCCCGCCCCACGGCTCGTCGGGGGTGGACTGGCGGGCGCCGGGTCCGGCCGAGCGCGTCGCGGACGCGGCGCAGGAGGCCGCGGCCGCGGTCCTGCCCGATCTGACGGACCGCCTGCTGTGGCGGGCGGTGCACACGCCCGCCGACACCGAGGAGGAGACGGGCACCCCTGGCGGCCGGCTCCCCCGCCCCGCCCTGGCCGGCGCGGACGGGGCGCATCTGCACCCCGGCAACCGGCTCCTCGTCCCGGGTCTTTACCTGGTGGGCGGCTGGTCCCACCCCGGTGGCGGCCTCGCCCACACCGGCATGTCCGGTGCCATCGCCGCCGACCTCATTGCGGGCGGTCCCGGCGGCAGCCGCTGA
- a CDS encoding DUF4126 domain-containing protein — protein sequence MSVLPLVFTSGWASGINAYAVVFLLGLMGATGVSDQVPPALERTDVLIAAGILFLCEAVADKIPYVDTTWDAVHTAIRPVAGGVVAALLAGQDGSLPQLAAGAVGGTTALVSHLVKAGLRMGVNTSPEPVSNIVISLAEDVGVAAIIVFALFHPVAAACIAAVLLVLGVITVIFILSRIRRAWQRWKARRERRKAGRGVVGGWG from the coding sequence ATGTCGGTACTTCCGCTCGTGTTCACCAGCGGCTGGGCGAGCGGGATCAACGCCTACGCCGTGGTCTTCCTGCTGGGCCTGATGGGCGCCACGGGCGTCAGCGACCAGGTGCCGCCCGCCCTGGAGCGAACCGACGTGCTGATCGCCGCGGGGATCCTGTTCCTCTGCGAGGCGGTCGCGGACAAGATCCCCTACGTCGACACCACGTGGGACGCCGTGCACACCGCGATCCGGCCGGTCGCCGGGGGCGTGGTGGCGGCCCTGCTGGCCGGGCAGGACGGGTCGCTGCCGCAGCTCGCCGCGGGCGCGGTCGGCGGGACGACGGCGCTGGTGAGCCATCTGGTGAAGGCCGGGCTCCGCATGGGCGTCAACACCTCGCCGGAGCCCGTGAGCAACATCGTGATCAGCCTCGCGGAGGACGTCGGCGTCGCCGCGATCATCGTCTTCGCGCTCTTCCACCCGGTGGCCGCGGCCTGCATCGCGGCCGTGCTGCTCGTGCTGGGCGTCATCACGGTGATCTTCATACTGTCGCGGATCCGCCGTGCCTGGCAGCGCTGGAAGGCCCGCAGGGAACGCCGCAAGGCCGGTCGCGGCGTTGTCGGTGGCTGGGGTTAG
- a CDS encoding TetR/AcrR family transcriptional regulator, giving the protein MNSARRQATRQKLFQAAVTLIAEQGFSATTVDEIAERAGVAKGTVYYNFASKNELFEELLRHGVGLLTASLREAGAGVTARGGSHVDAIDAMIRAGLAFIAEYPSFTQLYVAELWRTNRAWQDTLMVLRKEAVAVVEQTLHDAVTAGELSDEIDVPLTAAALFGMVLVAALDWLSFQPERSIDDVHAALSRLLQGRVAGHART; this is encoded by the coding sequence ATGAACAGTGCACGACGGCAGGCCACCCGGCAGAAGCTCTTCCAGGCCGCGGTCACGCTCATCGCCGAGCAGGGCTTCTCCGCCACCACGGTCGACGAGATCGCCGAGCGCGCCGGGGTGGCCAAGGGCACCGTCTACTACAACTTCGCCAGCAAGAACGAGCTCTTCGAGGAGTTGCTGCGGCACGGCGTCGGCCTGCTCACGGCCTCCCTGAGGGAGGCGGGGGCGGGCGTCACCGCCCGCGGCGGCAGCCACGTGGACGCGATCGACGCGATGATCCGGGCCGGGCTCGCGTTCATCGCCGAGTACCCGTCCTTCACGCAGCTGTACGTGGCCGAGCTGTGGCGGACCAACCGCGCCTGGCAGGACACGCTCATGGTGCTGCGCAAGGAGGCGGTCGCGGTCGTGGAGCAGACGCTGCACGACGCGGTGACGGCGGGCGAACTCAGCGACGAGATCGACGTGCCGCTCACGGCGGCCGCTCTCTTCGGGATGGTGCTCGTCGCGGCGCTGGACTGGCTGTCCTTCCAGCCCGAGCGGTCGATCGACGACGTGCACGCGGCCCTGTCGCGGCTCCTGCAGGGACGGGTCGCGGGGCACGCCCGCACCTGA
- a CDS encoding YhgE/Pip domain-containing protein has translation MRTPRLAALELRKFGRGRLPRAAMVSLLLLPLLYGALYLWSFWDPYGRLDKIPVALVNADQGTTVNGQRLAAGDSIVDGLRESDTFDWRETSAAEAAKGVEDGTYYLSLTIPRDFSARVASSSGDHPRTGALQVRTNDANNYVVGQISRTVFSEVRSAASTKASRDFYDRIFVAFSDLHDETVTAADGADDVAKGAGSARTGSKRLGDGISTAEDGARRLAGGLHTAKKGSSSLAGGLGALDSGAGQVASGTQALADKVNGASDELTFVKQHVKEINAVARVVARGSQAARDGIGDLPRQSARAVRDAEAAAAGIHDAYAEQCPLGAVTPQCRTLKKAVDAADEVAGVAARLDTYVQGHSAALDDLRDDLGTLHSAAVALSDPALATKLQNAVDGVNRLNAGAHKVAKGLRTASDGAGALDAGLRDLASGADTLAGGMYRLSDGSNQLTTGLTRLTDGSGQLADGLHDGASRIPDYDGAERADRTEVMADPVRLAAQSLHKAPNYGTGFAPYFIPLSLWVGAMVAYMLLTPLSRRAMAAGAPAWRIAVAGWLPVLAIGVLQTLALMAVLHWAIGLQMVRAAGTVGFLVLVTACFAAIVQWLNARFGPAGRVLVLALLMLQLTSAGGTYPVQTSPGFFNAIHPFLPMTYVVEGLRHLITGGGLWPVWRAVLVLLAFTAGALALTAVAARRRQVWTLDRLHPELSL, from the coding sequence ATGCGCACGCCGAGGCTGGCAGCGCTTGAGCTGAGGAAGTTCGGCAGGGGGCGGCTGCCACGCGCGGCCATGGTGTCGCTGCTGCTCCTGCCGCTGCTCTACGGCGCCCTGTACCTGTGGTCCTTCTGGGACCCCTACGGGCGGCTGGACAAGATCCCCGTCGCCCTGGTGAACGCCGACCAGGGCACCACCGTGAACGGGCAACGGCTCGCCGCGGGCGACTCCATCGTGGACGGCCTGCGGGAGAGCGACACCTTCGACTGGCGCGAGACCAGCGCCGCCGAGGCGGCCAAGGGCGTCGAGGACGGCACGTACTACCTGTCGCTGACCATCCCGCGGGACTTCAGCGCGCGCGTCGCATCGAGTTCCGGCGACCACCCGCGTACCGGCGCGCTCCAGGTGCGCACCAACGACGCGAACAACTACGTCGTGGGGCAGATCTCCCGCACGGTCTTCTCCGAAGTGCGGTCCGCCGCCTCCACCAAGGCGTCGAGGGACTTCTACGACCGGATCTTCGTGGCCTTCTCCGACCTCCACGACGAGACGGTCACGGCCGCCGACGGCGCGGACGACGTCGCCAAGGGCGCGGGCTCGGCCCGGACCGGCTCCAAGAGGCTCGGTGACGGCATCTCCACCGCCGAGGACGGCGCGCGCCGGCTGGCCGGCGGCCTGCACACGGCGAAGAAGGGCAGCAGTTCGCTGGCCGGCGGGCTGGGAGCGCTCGACAGCGGCGCCGGTCAGGTCGCCTCGGGGACCCAGGCACTGGCCGACAAGGTCAACGGTGCCTCGGACGAACTGACCTTCGTCAAGCAGCACGTCAAGGAGATCAACGCGGTGGCCCGGGTCGTCGCCCGCGGCTCGCAGGCCGCCCGTGACGGCATCGGCGACCTGCCGCGGCAGTCGGCGCGGGCGGTCCGCGACGCCGAGGCGGCCGCCGCCGGGATCCACGACGCCTACGCCGAGCAGTGCCCCCTGGGCGCCGTCACCCCCCAGTGCCGGACGCTGAAGAAGGCCGTCGACGCCGCCGACGAGGTGGCAGGCGTCGCCGCCCGTCTCGACACCTACGTGCAGGGGCACTCCGCCGCACTCGACGACCTCCGCGACGACCTCGGCACGCTGCACTCGGCGGCCGTGGCGCTGTCGGACCCGGCGCTCGCCACGAAGCTGCAGAACGCCGTCGACGGTGTCAACCGGCTCAACGCGGGCGCCCACAAGGTGGCGAAGGGGCTGCGGACGGCGTCGGACGGCGCGGGCGCCCTCGACGCCGGGCTCCGGGACCTGGCCTCCGGAGCCGACACCCTGGCGGGCGGGATGTACCGGCTGTCGGACGGCAGCAACCAGCTGACGACCGGTCTGACCCGGCTCACCGACGGCAGCGGTCAGCTCGCCGACGGCCTGCACGACGGCGCGTCCCGGATCCCCGACTACGACGGCGCGGAGCGCGCCGACCGCACCGAGGTGATGGCCGACCCGGTCCGGCTCGCCGCGCAGTCGCTGCACAAGGCGCCCAACTACGGGACGGGCTTCGCCCCCTACTTCATCCCGCTGTCCCTGTGGGTCGGCGCGATGGTCGCCTACATGCTGCTGACGCCGCTCAGCAGGCGTGCCATGGCCGCGGGCGCCCCCGCCTGGCGGATCGCGGTGGCCGGGTGGCTGCCGGTGCTCGCCATAGGAGTGCTGCAGACACTGGCCCTGATGGCGGTGCTGCACTGGGCGATCGGCCTGCAGATGGTGCGGGCGGCCGGGACGGTCGGCTTCCTCGTGCTGGTGACCGCCTGCTTCGCCGCCATCGTGCAGTGGCTCAACGCCCGCTTCGGGCCGGCGGGACGCGTGCTGGTGCTGGCGCTGCTCATGCTGCAGCTCACCTCGGCGGGCGGCACCTACCCGGTGCAGACCAGCCCCGGCTTCTTCAACGCGATCCACCCCTTCCTGCCGATGACCTACGTCGTCGAGGGGCTGCGCCACCTCATCACGGGCGGCGGGCTCTGGCCGGTGTGGCGGGCGGTCCTGGTGCTGCTCGCCTTCACCGCGGGCGCGCTGGCGCTGACCGCGGTGGCGGCCCGCCGCAGGCAGGTGTGGACGCTGGACCGGTTGCATCCGGAGCTGTCCCTGTGA
- a CDS encoding ATP-binding cassette domain-containing protein, whose amino-acid sequence MITAEGFGLKGPRGWVFRDVTFTAPAGGLVAVEGASGSGRTCLLLSLTGRMRATEGRAEVAGLTLPKQLAAVRRVAALGPVTGVAELDPALTVGEHLRERVLLQRRFGGSLRELVRPGATDGARVDEALTAAGLDLSTLPKAERTAARDLERLEALRLGTALALLARPKALAVDDADHKLAPSEREEAWAMLRAVAAGGTTVLAVCSQAPGDAVVVRTRQPTTETAAETDTKTDDEEGAADAHAEAGSA is encoded by the coding sequence GTGATCACCGCGGAGGGGTTCGGGCTCAAGGGGCCCCGGGGCTGGGTGTTCCGGGACGTCACCTTCACCGCGCCGGCGGGCGGTCTGGTCGCCGTCGAGGGTGCCTCCGGCTCGGGCCGCACCTGTCTGCTGCTGTCGCTGACCGGGCGCATGCGCGCCACGGAGGGCCGGGCCGAGGTGGCCGGGCTCACGCTGCCCAAACAGCTCGCCGCGGTCCGCCGCGTCGCGGCGCTCGGCCCCGTCACCGGGGTCGCGGAACTCGACCCGGCCCTCACCGTCGGCGAGCACCTTCGGGAACGCGTGTTGCTGCAGCGGCGGTTCGGCGGCTCGCTGCGCGAACTGGTGCGGCCCGGCGCGACGGACGGGGCGCGCGTCGACGAGGCGCTGACGGCGGCCGGGCTGGACCTGTCGACGCTGCCCAAGGCCGAGCGCACCGCCGCCCGGGACCTGGAGCGGCTCGAGGCCCTGCGTCTGGGCACCGCCCTCGCGCTGCTGGCCCGCCCCAAGGCGCTGGCGGTGGACGACGCCGACCACAAGCTGGCCCCGTCGGAACGCGAGGAGGCCTGGGCGATGCTGCGGGCCGTCGCCGCGGGCGGCACGACCGTGCTGGCGGTGTGCTCCCAGGCTCCGGGGGACGCCGTGGTGGTGCGCACCCGGCAGCCCACCACGGAAACCGCCGCGGAAACCGACACGAAGACCGACGACGAGGAGGGGGCGGCCGATGCGCACGCCGAGGCTGGCAGCGCTTGA
- a CDS encoding SAV_6107 family HEPN domain-containing protein — protein MTVPARRAAVVGGGAADVHPVLRKATAPAAALDLLVQARRGLDEAAALETPNDRFATAHLAALRTAAAVLAVRGRPEPTRRRRQRIRSAWEVLPEVAPELAEWSALFEAGARQRARAEAGIQGAVSPREADDLVRATGMFLRLVERLLVLQPVLDRPQTGRPA, from the coding sequence ATGACCGTGCCAGCCCGCAGGGCCGCCGTCGTCGGCGGCGGTGCCGCCGACGTCCACCCCGTGCTGCGCAAGGCCACCGCCCCCGCGGCCGCCCTCGACCTGCTCGTCCAGGCCCGGCGGGGGCTCGATGAGGCCGCCGCCCTGGAGACCCCCAACGACCGTTTCGCCACCGCCCACTTGGCCGCCCTGCGCACCGCGGCCGCCGTCCTCGCCGTGCGCGGCCGCCCCGAACCCACCAGGCGGCGCCGGCAGCGGATACGCAGTGCCTGGGAGGTGCTGCCCGAGGTCGCGCCCGAACTGGCCGAGTGGAGCGCCCTGTTCGAGGCGGGAGCCCGTCAGCGGGCACGCGCCGAGGCCGGCATCCAGGGCGCGGTCAGCCCCCGGGAGGCCGACGACCTCGTCCGTGCGACGGGGATGTTCCTGCGGCTCGTGGAGCGCCTGCTGGTGCTGCAGCCCGTGCTGGACCGGCCGCAGACCGGCCGTCCCGCTTGA
- a CDS encoding methyltransferase domain-containing protein yields the protein MSRPGGAEPLRPRAALRTAVVWEVLRDALDRQAKAAGRDVLDVLDTGGGTGNFAVPVASLGHRVTVVDPSPDALFALERRAAEAGVTERVRGVQGDAHGLLDVVPAGSHDVVLCHGVLEYVDDPAEGVRNAAGTLRASGALSLLAASRHGAVLARALAGHFGEARHTLDDPDGRWGEGDPVPRRFTAGELTALVADAGLRVGSVHGVRVFADLVPGVLVDTEPGAMDALLRLELAAAEQPAFHAVATQLHVLAERG from the coding sequence ATGTCCCGTCCAGGAGGGGCCGAACCGCTGCGGCCCCGCGCAGCCCTGCGTACCGCCGTGGTCTGGGAGGTCCTGCGCGATGCGCTCGACCGGCAGGCCAAGGCCGCCGGACGGGACGTCCTCGACGTGCTCGACACCGGTGGCGGCACCGGCAACTTCGCGGTACCCGTGGCCAGTCTGGGTCACCGGGTGACCGTGGTCGACCCCAGTCCCGACGCGCTCTTCGCCCTCGAACGCCGCGCGGCGGAGGCAGGCGTCACCGAACGTGTCCGCGGGGTGCAGGGCGACGCCCACGGCCTGCTCGACGTCGTGCCGGCCGGCAGCCACGACGTCGTGCTCTGCCACGGCGTGCTGGAGTACGTGGACGACCCCGCCGAGGGCGTGCGCAACGCCGCGGGCACCCTGCGCGCCTCCGGCGCCCTCAGCCTGCTCGCCGCCAGTCGCCACGGGGCCGTGCTCGCCCGGGCGCTCGCCGGTCACTTCGGCGAGGCCCGGCACACCCTGGACGACCCCGACGGCCGCTGGGGCGAGGGCGATCCGGTGCCCCGCCGCTTCACCGCGGGCGAGCTGACCGCGCTGGTCGCCGACGCCGGACTGCGGGTCGGATCGGTGCACGGTGTCCGGGTCTTCGCCGACCTCGTCCCCGGCGTCCTGGTGGACACCGAACCGGGCGCGATGGACGCCCTGCTGAGGCTGGAACTGGCCGCCGCCGAGCAGCCCGCGTTCCACGCCGTGGCGACCCAGTTGCACGTGCTGGCCGAGCGCGGCTGA
- a CDS encoding DUF3040 domain-containing protein, giving the protein MPLSEHEQRMLEQMERALYAEDPKFASALEGSGLRTYTRRRVYLAVAGFLVGIGLLMGGMIAQQPWISVVGFLVMLGCAVLAVTGWRRAAKPGAAPAPAGNSPQGAVGRGRRHQPRRKMMDRIEERWQRRRDEQGH; this is encoded by the coding sequence GTGCCGCTCTCGGAGCACGAGCAGCGCATGCTCGAGCAGATGGAGCGAGCGCTGTACGCCGAAGATCCCAAGTTCGCGTCGGCGCTTGAGGGAAGCGGGCTGCGCACCTACACCAGGCGGCGCGTCTACCTGGCTGTGGCGGGCTTCCTGGTGGGCATCGGGCTGTTGATGGGCGGCATGATCGCCCAGCAGCCCTGGATCAGTGTCGTGGGCTTCCTCGTGATGCTCGGCTGTGCCGTTCTCGCCGTCACCGGCTGGCGCCGTGCCGCCAAACCGGGTGCGGCCCCCGCTCCCGCGGGGAACTCCCCGCAGGGTGCCGTCGGACGGGGCCGTCGCCACCAGCCGCGGCGCAAGATGATGGACCGCATCGAGGAGCGCTGGCAGCGGCGCCGCGACGAACAGGGCCACTGA
- a CDS encoding DUF3488 and transglutaminase-like domain-containing protein, whose protein sequence is MSGRGRLAVCAAAATLMTACSLLPLATPNSWILQAAFLVALQTGVGALARRVPLARPLTVLAQAVVTLLVLTLMFAGEQALLGFLPGPAAYTQFGNLLTAAMQDVTQFAIPAPVTPGIRLLLLGGVLLIGLTVDALAVTYGSAAPAGLPLLALYSIAAGLAGGDGTRWPYFLLAAVGYLLLLLAEGRDRISRWGRVFGGVGSGARAGYGGPTGAVAPVRTGRRIGAMALGIALVAPAALPSMGVGLLPTGGSGTGSGRGGGTISAVNPVVALQDNLNQPDDRVVLRYRTNAVSNADMYLRIVALDRFTGDKWEPAQRSLTGVPKVLPSPQGLGPDVKATEVTTSVAADKSYVQMWLPLPYPATQVQVDGRWRFEPTGRTIIGDRGQTTSDTRYQVSSLALEPTAQQLASAPPADARLRAEYTKVPDSLPAVVAQTALEVTKDATNDYERALALQRWFTSGAFSYDTSVRSGSGVQAITRFLRNKEGFCIHFAFTMAAMARTLGIPARVAVGFTPGTSESDGAYAVGLKDAHAWPEVYFEGVGWTRFEPTPTRGTLPGYTQEAATSDSGPAAPDTPEQSAGAGAGTGPTVSPSCLGKDAQLGNCDPLGQASGVGTEDERLWPQIVTWTLRVLAWAVVPLVVLVLLLPLLWRRRQRFQRLRGGGQDPAALAAWLELTGRARGTAGADGQGQGGAPQGLTAGELDAMGARDGARTLAAWLELIDTAWDYGLRPDESETPRRVAARLVRDGGLEGPSAEAAQRLATAVEQALFSPRPPTTTGSAKDVQLVREGLRGNADVMTRIRAVLLPRSTVRVVWRSAERWSAASDRFSARLRGAGDAVMRPLRQRRSS, encoded by the coding sequence ATGAGCGGACGAGGACGGCTCGCGGTCTGCGCGGCGGCGGCGACGCTGATGACCGCCTGCTCGCTGCTGCCGCTGGCGACGCCGAACTCGTGGATCCTGCAGGCCGCCTTCCTGGTGGCGCTGCAGACCGGGGTGGGCGCGCTGGCCCGGCGGGTGCCGCTGGCCCGCCCGCTGACCGTGCTGGCGCAGGCGGTGGTCACGCTGCTGGTGCTCACCTTGATGTTCGCCGGCGAACAGGCCCTGCTCGGGTTCCTGCCGGGGCCCGCGGCGTACACCCAGTTCGGCAACCTGCTGACGGCCGCGATGCAGGACGTGACCCAGTTCGCGATCCCGGCGCCGGTCACCCCGGGCATCCGGCTGCTGCTGCTCGGCGGCGTGCTGCTGATCGGGCTGACCGTGGACGCGCTGGCGGTGACCTACGGCAGCGCGGCCCCGGCCGGGCTGCCGCTGCTGGCCCTGTACTCGATCGCGGCGGGGCTGGCCGGGGGCGACGGCACCCGCTGGCCGTACTTCCTGCTGGCCGCCGTCGGCTACCTGCTGCTCCTGCTGGCCGAGGGCCGGGACCGGATCTCGCGCTGGGGCCGGGTCTTCGGCGGCGTCGGGTCCGGGGCGCGCGCCGGGTACGGAGGACCGACCGGGGCGGTGGCCCCGGTGCGGACCGGGCGCCGCATAGGGGCGATGGCGCTCGGCATCGCCCTGGTGGCGCCGGCGGCGCTGCCCTCGATGGGCGTGGGGCTGCTGCCGACGGGGGGCTCGGGCACGGGCAGCGGGCGCGGCGGCGGCACGATCTCCGCGGTCAACCCCGTGGTCGCGCTCCAGGACAACCTCAACCAGCCCGACGACCGCGTCGTGCTCCGGTACCGGACGAACGCCGTCTCCAACGCGGACATGTACCTGCGGATCGTGGCGCTCGACCGCTTCACCGGTGACAAGTGGGAGCCCGCGCAGCGCTCCCTCACCGGCGTGCCCAAGGTGCTGCCCAGCCCCCAGGGGCTCGGTCCCGACGTGAAGGCCACCGAGGTCACCACCTCGGTCGCCGCGGACAAGAGCTACGTCCAGATGTGGCTGCCGCTGCCGTACCCGGCCACACAGGTGCAGGTCGACGGGCGCTGGCGCTTCGAGCCCACGGGCCGCACCATCATCGGCGACCGGGGCCAGACCACCTCGGACACCCGTTACCAGGTCAGCAGCCTGGCGCTGGAGCCGACCGCGCAGCAGCTGGCGAGCGCGCCGCCTGCGGACGCCCGGCTGCGGGCCGAGTACACGAAGGTGCCGGACTCGCTGCCCGCGGTGGTGGCGCAGACGGCCCTGGAGGTCACCAAGGACGCCACCAACGACTACGAGCGGGCCCTCGCGCTGCAGCGGTGGTTCACCTCGGGCGCCTTCTCGTACGACACCTCGGTGCGCTCCGGCAGCGGCGTGCAGGCCATCACCCGCTTCCTGCGCAACAAGGAAGGGTTCTGCATCCACTTCGCCTTCACGATGGCGGCGATGGCGCGGACCCTGGGCATCCCCGCGCGCGTGGCGGTCGGCTTCACGCCCGGCACCTCGGAGTCGGACGGTGCGTACGCGGTGGGGCTGAAGGACGCGCACGCCTGGCCCGAGGTGTACTTCGAGGGCGTCGGCTGGACGCGGTTCGAGCCCACGCCGACCCGCGGCACCCTGCCGGGCTACACCCAGGAGGCGGCCACCTCCGACTCCGGGCCCGCGGCGCCCGACACCCCTGAGCAGTCCGCGGGGGCCGGGGCCGGCACCGGCCCGACCGTCTCCCCGTCCTGCCTGGGCAAGGACGCCCAGCTCGGCAACTGCGACCCCCTCGGGCAGGCCTCGGGCGTCGGCACGGAGGACGAGCGGCTGTGGCCGCAGATCGTCACGTGGACGCTGCGCGTCCTCGCCTGGGCCGTGGTGCCGCTGGTGGTCCTGGTCCTGCTGCTGCCGCTGCTCTGGCGGCGCAGGCAGCGGTTCCAGCGGCTGCGCGGCGGCGGCCAGGACCCGGCGGCCCTGGCGGCGTGGCTGGAGCTCACCGGGCGCGCCCGGGGCACGGCGGGAGCCGACGGGCAGGGGCAGGGCGGGGCCCCGCAGGGCCTGACCGCCGGCGAGCTGGACGCCATGGGCGCCCGGGACGGTGCCCGGACCCTGGCGGCCTGGCTGGAGCTGATCGACACCGCCTGGGACTACGGTCTGCGGCCCGACGAGTCCGAGACCCCGCGCCGGGTCGCGGCGCGCCTCGTCCGCGACGGGGGCCTGGAAGGGCCCTCGGCGGAGGCGGCGCAGCGCCTGGCGACCGCGGTGGAGCAGGCCCTGTTCTCACCGCGACCGCCGACGACCACGGGCTCCGCGAAGGACGTCCAGCTGGTGCGGGAGGGGCTGCGCGGGAACGCGGACGTCATGACGCGGATCCGCGCCGTGCTGCTGCCGCGTTCCACGGTCCGGGTCGTCTGGCGGTCCGCGGAGCGCTGGTCGGCGGCCTCGGACCGCTTCTCGGCCCGGCTGCGCGGTGCGGGCGATGCCGTGATGCGACCGCTGCGGCAGCGCCGGAGCTCCTGA